In the genome of Fusarium poae strain DAOMC 252244 chromosome 1, whole genome shotgun sequence, the window GATGTCGAATTCGATCTAGCAGGAGACGACGGGCGCTGAGAAGCAACCGAAGCCGATTGAGGGGGGGAAGGTGCCGTCAGTGAGCTCGCTGAGTTACGATGTTGGTGATGTGAGCCATTGGGGAACGGTGAAGGCGGTGCAAACGCATTTGTTGGCGTAGGCAGAGGGGTACTCTGGCTGGACGACGCAGTTGCTTGAGGCTTAGGAGGACCAACTTCGCCCTTGTAGATTTCACCCAGTTCACCAGCTGCAAATGATAGAGTAGAACAAAACCCGTCAGATGAGGAGATCATCAAGGTCAGGCCATCACTCGACCTAGTTGATTTGTTAGTATACTTTTAACAATCTGAGTAGCGGTTCAACTTACCATGCCAAGTCAGTAAACGTAGCGCAATGCAAGTTACTAACAACACATATAGGGGTCTTTTGTTGGGTATCGTAAAGAAGAACCGAATCTTGTGTAGCAACTGCATAGACCATACGATAAGGAAGCGAAAACGCAGGCTTCGGGCCTGGTGTGGTTGAAGCCGCATCTACACCCGATGGTTTGATTTCAGATGTGTTCGCTGGTGGAGGGGGTGGTTCCATGATCGAGGGGGCCGGCGATGGCTTAGAAAGAGGCTCTGGAAGAGCTGGGATAGGCTCTTCAGAGGAAGATGTGTCAATGGTGATGTTCCGTGTCACTGGAGGAGACTGGCGCAACGTGTAGAATATAGGCGAGCACTTAACCACAACAGACGGCTTCTTGTGGCCAGGCAGGTGGGCGATCGGAGGCTTGTTGATACCACCACGTGTGTAGATATAGACAGTGTTGATCACCTCATAGGTGGGTTTCGCGTCTCTCTCGGCCTGATGCTGGTTTTGGTATTGTCCAGACGGAGTCAGCAGCAAGCTGCCATCCGGTGTAAAAGTGAGTCGTCGAAAGAAGGATGTCAGGGTCTCGTTGGCGTAGAGATTTGCATTCTTCATTCCCATGCCACTGCTGACAGCCGAGGAAGGTTTTGGAGAAGGATCCATAGGCATGACTGCAGGCAGAGGCATAGACGGCGCCGGCGATACAGATCGTCgagaggaaaaggaagaccGGCGACTGTGGCTAACAACACTCGGGGGGTTCATGGGAAGCGCAAATGAGGTGGGCGTACCCGGTGCAGAAGGCACAGGTGATCCGATGGAGGGTGGAGGGTCGAGGACGGAGAGCGAAGAGCGATGACCAAAGTCAGGAGGAGCAGGACTGCTGGAAGAGATTCGTCGGGGAGGGAGATCGGCTTTGATATGGCTGGCAAGTCTGGGGGTCTTGTCATCTGCGCTGAGTGTATATTGGCCatccttggtcttgagagAGTAGATGTGAACGGATCGATCGGATGATTGAGTCGCAATGTATTCATTAAGAGGATCCCAGGTAACGCCCTGGACATAATGACTGTGCTCGGCGATCTGGCGCACCAGAGTACCTATTCGTTGTGTTAGAGACTGCCGGATATCGAATTGATTGTAGTTGTCTGCTGACCTGTCTGAGCATTGTAGATTCGCGCAATATTATCCATGCTGCCGATCATGAAATGTACGCCGTCAGGAGACCAGGCCAAATCATAGATCTCAGCACCACTAGATCGACACATATGCTTCGCTCGCCATGACTCCTTGTCTTCTGGGGCATCGGAACCGAAGGCTGTTTGGGGCGTTTCGCTTGGTACCCAGAGAATCACGTTGCCATCATCGCCAGCAGAGGCTAGAAGCTCGCCTAGAAATAAGAATGTCAGCAacgagcggaaggaaaagaaatcaTTAGTATAGACTAACCTTTGGGTGCCCAACGAACAACGTTGACGGCCTGGTTGTGCTTGGAAAGAGTTGAAAGGTACTCGACCTTTCGGTCCTCGCCATCAACTTGAACCTTCCATATTCTGATATGGTTGTCACCACCAGCTGTAGCTAAGCGACCCTTTCCGGCGGGTTCGAAGTGAGCTGAATATACGGGGGCATTTTGGTCGTGCCAATTGATGATGAGAGGAGCGGCTTTCATCGCGACGGTTCGTTTGGTTGATCAGGATATGAAGGAAGCTGCATAGGTAGGGAGAGGCCTAGTGAGGCTGTGGGAGAAGAGACAAGAAGAGCTCAATTACTCCCACACTGTTCGAGTATGATGGAAGTCAATAAATGTGAAGACCGGATGTGGAAattgagagaagaaaaagaaagtcaaGGACGAAAGTggactctttttttcttttggtaACTAAGTATTATCGATGGTATCGGCAGTGATGGATGGGAATCGGCAAACTGGTAGTAGACTAATAGTAATGGGTTCTGTAGTAGAGTAACAACGGGTCGGGCATGGAAGTTTGATGGTGGAGAGCTCCAGGCTGGAGCTGGTGTGGACCTTTTTAGAAGGCTTTGATTAGTAGCAGGTGTACTAAGGCGGATGCCAAGCTGTTTAGATGCTGTACGAGCTAAGGGGGAGAAAGACAAAGTAAGATAGTTCGATAGACGAGTTGAGTGTTGGTTTTCGATTGAGTGACCTTTggtacaagaacaagaaaggGGAGATGTAaaagaagcgaaagcgaAGAAGGGGTGAAAAGGGGAGCAAACGGCACGATTGAGGTTTATTCCGacacctaccttagtaccttagtaggtttCTTCTTACGATTCTCACTCTGACACTTACTGTAACCAATTCAAATCTCGGGCACTCTCCCGTCATAGGAACAAGGCACGAGGCACAGAGCGTTTGGCCTATGCAGGGCACTGTAGGTGGAAGTTTTTACTTCAAATTTAGTTGCATTTGCCTAGTAAAGTTGCGGCGGATGCGCGGGCGATCACATACATGGGCTGGCTAACGAGGGACCTTGATCCAATAGAGAGCAGCGTAAAAGATGCATGTCACGAGGGGGAAAGGCAGGGCAATGCAATGCACTCTCACTGTCAGGTACTCTAGTCAGGCTCAGGCAAGTCGGATCAGATTTAACGATGGGTCTCAGTGGACACGCAGCCTACAGTATCCATACTTGGATCCAATCCCAACACAGTTGCGCCGCAGCCAAGCGCTGCACCAAGGAGTTGTTAAACCTTGCTGAGTACATAGTACAGCATCACGATCCAGTGCCTCGCAaggtatttaaatatttactGGAACCTACCACGTCTACTCAACAAGATCGCCTCTTCTGCCAGGATCCTATGGACTGGACAGTTCCATTATCAGGCACTGACACCTGTGGTAGATAGTAATACCAAGCCTGGTCGAGAGGAGGCAACTGATGGGGGCCAAAGCTCATCAGGCCCTGAAAGGAGGCGAGTATCACAACACATTAGACAAGGACGAGAAGTATAGTTAGTTACgaaacgaaaaaaaaaatgatTCATCAAAATGACATAAACTCTAATGCCCACTTCCCTCTTTATCCTGCCGCTGTTACAGCGTCTTGTCTTACCTCCAGTATGGGACATCCGATGATAAAAGTACGGAAACTAGCCGCTGGAAACACAAAGAGACAGGACAAGACATGTAAAACAAGTGTTTCAATTCCGGTTGGCTGCCTTTGTGAATATGGATCCATGTTTCTTTTGCAGCACTGTACCCTGTGGTGTTGACTTTGAACCATGGCTCCCTTCTGAAAGACACTTGACTTCACGAATACGTACTAGACAAAACTCATCAAGGAAACAAAAGACTTTTTGTATATTAGCTCCGATCAGCAGCAGGTTCTCGTATCACATTCGAGCCAACTGATGTCAGTCAAAATGAACGTGCTAACCAAGTGGGGGAAGTTGTACGCCAGGAGAAAGCAAAGACATGACCATCCATTATCTACCGGCTGAATGTTTGATGTTGCATACCTACATGTTGGACTTGAATTGTAGAGCCAATCATGTTATACAGCTTGATCATCTGCGAGCTGCCAATGGCCTGAATTCCAATCACTACCTATGGAGACTACAATGGGTCCTATTGTCCTGTTGTCAAAATCCTTCAACACCGACTGACTTGTTGTACACctataaaaacacaacagggATAATAACCAGGTCTACCCGTGTAAATTATTCTTGTACATGATACTTGTCCTCAGCTCTCAACTCTAGACCGTGACTCGGTGTTGCTTGGTCACTCTCGTCATTGTGAACTGCAATCTCGTTACGGTTATCTTAACCCTGCTTACGATAGGTGTGATGAGGTATTCTGCATCTCTTAGATCTTAGACAGCTGTTTCCTGGTCAACCGCCTCTCCTTGGCTCTTTGAGGCAAGCAAAGGACTTACCATCCATGACCTCCTAgataagtcttaggttataaaaataagtagtctaagagctatagtctaaggagcataaagtgacctactaatttcgtcccttatgctccCAGCggtcaattcttctgataccCCGAGGAGGGGGCAACATCAAAACGGTGCTATCTGGAAGCTCTATAGCGAACTAACAGTGAGAAGTGAAGTAGAACAAACATTCCTGCATTTGCCATCTTGGTCTTCCTGAATATATATCGACAATTGCAGCTTGTAAGCAACTTTTCGAACCCCCTATATCTATATCATATTTTTTTTTCCACTCTCAACCAAATATTGTCTGTCTCaacttttccttctctccACTGCTATCGCACATATCGCGGAACACGCCCTCTTGTTCCCAAAGTTCCTTTGGTGTTCCAAACTCGGCGACTTGACCGTCGGAAAGGACAAGAATACGGTCAAAGTCAGCGATGGTACTCAGACGGTGTGCAATGACGATCAATGTGCTGTCCGTGAACTCTTCCCGAATGCTGCGTTGAATGAGTGCATCGGTAGTCATATCAACAGCCGAGGTGGCCTCGTCCAGGACCATAATCTTGGGTCGAGCTACAATGGCACGAGCCAAGCATAGAAGTTGACGCTGACCTTGCGAGAGATTACCTCCAGATTCAGAGATCGGGCTTGAGAGGTCTCGGAAAATGTTTGTGTTCTTAACAGCGAGTGTCGATGTTGCTGCCGACGAGGGTTCATTTGCAGGAGTAGCAGGCTGAGAACCCACAAGGTGGACACGAGTCAGAGATTCGCGGAGCTCGTCATCTGTATTATCCTCGAAAGGATCAAGGTTTGATCTGATAGTGCCTGAGAAAAGCACAGGGTCCTAGGATTGTGTTAGTTTTGTGTCATACGGTAGCTAGTGATGGGGAATACCTGAGGTATAATGGCGAGACGGGATCTCAAGCTATGCAAATCAACCTTGGAGATATCCAGACCGTCAATGAAAATGCTGCCAGAACGAGCCTCTAAGAACCGGAATAAGGCAAGTGTCAGGGACGACTTTCCAGCGCCAGTACGTCCTACAACACCGACTCTCTCATTGTTCTTAACGTCGAAAGATATTCCCTTGAGAACAGGTGGCAGATCAGGTGCATATGAGACCTCCAGGTTGTCGATCTTCATAGTTCCCGAAGTAGGCCACGCAGCAGCGGGCTTCTCCCCCTCGAGTGACTCCATCTCAAGTTCTGTATACTCGACCACTCGTTCTGTCGCATTCATATTCAGTTCCATAGTAGCGTAGTTTCGAATTGTCCAGAGGATGCTCTCGGCAAAGTCCATTGCAAATGATAGGGTGAACCCAGCAAGCGCGGCATCCATACTGGGACTCACAATAACAATAATGCCAACAATTGTTGAGAACAGTGTACCGATGAGACCCATACGCAGGCCCATCCAGCGATTGACAAGCCACATGTAAGATGTAATAATTGCCCACGTATCGAGTTTCTGATACATCCTGTCAATGTAGACCTGGTTTTTCTTGTATCCTCGGATAGTGGACACTCCCGCAAGCGCTGCGTTGAAGAGCTCAAAGACAGGCGACTTGCAGTTACTTTCAAGACGCTTTAATGGTCGTGCACCATAAAGATATCTGTTGCCCAGAAGTGCACCAAGTCCCAGCAAGGCTATAGCTAGGGGAATGACGATACCAGATGCAAAGAAAGCGGCGACACATACACCAACCAGAGACAAAAGGCCAGCGATGAACTGGGTCCAGTCCAAAGTGATGCGATTATCGATAATGTTGAAATCCGAAGAGAATCGGTTTAGGATTCTGCCAACGGGAACGGTATCGAGCCATCTCAGTGGTGTGTGTAGGACTGTAAACAGCATCTTTTCGAAAAGTGACCGACTCGCTTTGATTGCAAGGTAATACGCCCAGTAGAACCGGAAAGTACCAATGATTGCTGTAACGGATGAGATTGCGATGTAGACCCACAAGTAATACTTCAGATCGTAGTGGGATTTGGTGATGCTGAGCTCGGGTGCAGAACTGTATGGGAAATGTTGGAGCGAAAAGACGGAGGCATGACCATGTTGTTGCTGGAGGCTACCGGTAGAAACACTTTGATCGACATCACCAGTCCAAATTCGGAGCCACCAAGCCCGACCTGACATTGTTAGCAAGGCATCTAATACTCAGAGACTTTGAGACGTACCAAGAATTCCAATCTGAAAGCCAAGAAAGACGACTGCACATACACTCCACATGAGTGTGCCGCCACTGTCTTTGAGATAAGTAAGATATACGTGCTTCTTCACCATACCCTTCTCTCGTGCCTCGTCCTGTATAAATTGCTTAGCGGTCTTCGAAGGCACCTTTTGCAGTGGCATGTTTTCGTTCGTTTCAGTGGGGTCGGTGACAGAGACATCCTCAGAGTTGACAGCAGTAGAAGAATCCATCGTTTCGTCTTCTGAGGACTGCTGTGCGGTTTCTTCATGATGCCTGATTTCATCCAATGTCCCATCGCGGACAAAGTCCGCTACCAAACCGGAGTGCAAAGCAACGCCTTCACCGAGCTCAACAATATACTTGGCTTTCGACTGGACCAGGCCAACATGATGGGTGACAAGAATTCTTGTTCGTCCCTTACAAATATCGCCCGTGACACACTTCTCGAAAATATGTCGACCAACGTGTGCATCGACAGCACTAAAGACGTCATCCATAACCAAGATTTCAGCACGAGAATAGATAGCGCGAGCCAAAGTGACTCGCCACTTCTGTCCACCGCTGAGATTAATACCGTTGGCACCGAGCTCAGTTTTGTCACCATCTGTAAGAATCTGCAGGTCCTTCTTCAAAGCACAAACCTCGACGGTTTTGTTGTAACGCTCCTCAATGAAGGGCAAACCGAATAAGATATTATCACGAAGTGATGCACTTTCAAGCCAAGGAGTTTGTCCAACGTAGGCGACAGACCCATGAAGGATCCAGTCGCCCAGGTGAGCCTGTGCATCGTGTCGCTCGTGAGGAGAGACGGTCTTTGGCACACAAACAGATCCTTCCAAAATGTCTGTCTCGCCAAGGATAGTAGAAAGAAGCAGGCTTTTTCCGGTACCGGTCTTTCCAGAGATAACGGATAGTTCACCAGCTGGGAAGCTGAAGTTCAAGTTTCTGAGGACAAACCTGTCTTCATCAGACTTCTCATCGTCCTCAGGCCAAGCGATGCTCGCATTTTCAAAGGACACCTCGGTTCCTTCAGACAACGTGTGTTTCATCTCGGGACCGTTGAGGTACGTCTGGATTCGATTGAGAGAAACATAAGTATCCACTCCCATTGTGATAAGTTCCGGCAGTACACCCAGGGAGACCTCCAAGGCCTTAAAGATTCCAATGCTCACGAAAGCGACCGATGGTTGAAGTTGACCGTTGATAATAGCGTAGACGGCGAGAGACGTTGCAGCAAGGAGAATAGGGCTGATGACCCAACATCCAAAAAGACCAGTATCAACGAGAAAGAGTCCCCAGAGGGTCTTAAGTTCCCTTTCTCTCATAGTCAGGATGCGCTTCTCCCAGCGGCTTTCGAGCGCGGCAAATTTAATCTGCCTCATACCGAGCAAGGCTTCGTTCACCACGGCAAGCTTTTCATCACGAAGCTTCATCAGCTTGTCTGACCTTCCGAGTAGTTCTCtagaaaagaaagtattGGCAGGAAGAGTGAGACCCCATGCGAAGAATCCAGCTGCAAAGGGGATCCATCCAATCAGTCGGACcaggaagaaggaaaagaagaacaacTTGAAGATGCTGTTGAAAATCAGAAATTGGTATCCGGTGTAGTTTGAGATTCGTAAAGCGTCTACACCGACGAGGTTTACGGTGGCTTGTCTTGACCTGAGAACGCTAGAGCCCTCGTCGGATTCGTCCTCCTTTTTCTTATCAGGTGCTTCCTGAGGTGCGTGGGAATCCTTTAACTTCTCTGCCGACTTCACATTTTTGCGTCGAAGTGATTTTTCAAATATGAGCGTTGAAAGCTGAGACCGAACAGGCAGAGCGATACATGCGAACGAGTACCAAAATGCCCATCCCTCAACCCACTTTGAAACGAGTTAGTATCTTTACATGAAACTGAGCAAGAGAAACTCACAGCATCTAGAAGGTTAAAACCAGCCATGGCAAATACCAATACCCAGAGTTCCAGGTTCGATGATCCAGATAGCCCTATATCTCGCTGTTCGAGGATGTTGATGACTCGCAACATAGCCCAAAAAGGCAGAAGAGCCAGGAGGTTCCGAACTGTAGTGATAGAAAACTGGAAGAAAAACGGACCTTTGTAGGCCCAAAGCACCGAGCGAAAGAGGTTGTTCTGAGGCTTGGACACAAACCAGTCTTCTTTTAGTCCTGCAGCTCGAAGAGTCCTGTCTGGGTAAGGGACATCACTTGCGTCGAGATCATTTTTCTGGGTCGCAACACGGAGAAGAGGGCTAATCCATGACCACGTATAGCGGTTGAAGGCAGATACGGTCCATTGGCCGTCAACTTTGCggtctttaataaaaacgtCAGGCCGACGTGGAAGTAACACACTGAAGAAGCCGAGGAGGATGACAGCCCCAACGTTTACAGCACGAAGGACCAAAAGAGCAGTGTTATTATGGGGAGCATACCGAGCTTCCTTGATCAATTGAGCCACGGTGATAGCGGCAACGGTAATTGAAGAGAACAGGAGCCAGAGTCCAAGGTCGTGAACTTTTACAGGCGAATGATGAGCACTCAACGAAATGGCATGGAGGGCAATCAGAAGCTGTTAGAAGTGTCAGTCTCACTTGAAAATCACCAATCTCGAGCTACTCACCCAGGCGCCAGTAAGAAGCCAGTTCTCGAGCAATAGTTCGTTTGAAGGGCCGTGAAGCGATGACAATACTGATACAGCGATCGACGTTCCCAGGCCTGTGGCGGATGAGACCAGAATCAAGATCTTGGGCAACCGGTTTGAAAAAGCGGCAATGCTTTGTGGTGTGCTTTTCCCATCGATATCCTCATAGAAGTTATCCTTGGGGGTTCGCTTACGCAGTTGATCGATGACTGCGACTAGAGCGGGTGTAGTGGCCAATGctacaagaccaagacctgTGCCGGTCAGGATAACATCAAGGTTATCGACAACCATGATGATGCACGAGCAATGCCGTAAATGGAGCGTTCTGGAAGGCGATGGCGCGAAACGCCAGATGGCGATGTCTGTCGCTGTCCGCTCTTGTACAATTATGCTTGGCAGGCTGTTGAAACCTTGTGAATAAACACCAGAAGCAGTTGTCAGTTAGATCGAGATAGAAACAAAGGGGAAGAAGCAGTATGATGCAGGAGAAAGTGGCAAGGATTCAACAGTCTTTATAAAACACTCTCGGGTCAGTCATATTTCGTAAATGTAATAAATAAGCTGGCTGATGCTGGTCCTAAAATCTATGGAAAAAAGACGGGACCCATAGTATGTTGCCGTATTCCGTGTTTGGGTGGATTGAGTCAACGAAACAAGACGTCAGAAAGACAAGGTTAGAGAATCAAAAGTTTTGCTTTATTAAACAGCCGCTCGAACAGGGTCGTGCATAGGCGAATTGAGGGGTGTTGTAGGGATAAGGGTTGGGTTGCTTGAGATATCGCCTGTAAGAGTGTATCATCATGGGGTTGGGAAGCTAGGTTAGTAAATTTGAAAAGTTCCTTTAGAAGGAAACGACTGCCTGTGACTCTTCGCGGCGAGGCATCAATGATCCACAAAGAGTATGGTGGGATTCTACTGCAAGGTATGATGTGCAGTGCGTCGATACAAGCACATTGTAAAAATTATCTTGGTCAAGTAACAAGTGTACTTCCATGTGCACACCAGTGTTATCGGGCAATGCTTGTTGATGGAGCTCTTAATTGTGTCCCTTGTGTTAGTGAACAAGAGCAAAGTGAGGCCGGCATTCAGACCGCTCGTCAGCCACCATGATGAGTGACAATGCAGGGTCTTTTCGAGCTGACCAATCCAGTGAGGGAGTGTGCGATCCTGCGTCGTTGGCGGAGACTACTCTACAGAGTGTATGCCATTTCAAGTGACAGTGACGGTTTGATTGGAAGAAGTGGCAGAGATAGGCAGTAGAGTTGATGCCTTGGGAAGCTCGGATCTTCGTCCAGGCACTATGAACTTTTGTATGTATCTGCCTGGTATTAGTCTGGATATGATGGAGGATTCTCTGAAGCTAGAGAGTCTCTGCCAAGAAGATGAATGTTACTGTTCGACGTAGGTACGGAAAAAGATGTAAGATGCAAAGAGTCGGGGCAGGTCAGGCTAACCCCCACTTGGTGCCAGTGCAGTGGAATTGAACCGTCCCCAGGATGCTTTGGCCCGTGCATTGCTTAACCAGGCATTGGAAAGTGGACCCGGTCAGCCATTTAAGGAAGGACCTCCAACGATATGACTACATCACTCCACTGAGCTTGATAAGCAACGGGTTGAGACCATACAGAGCAGATACCGACATAGGTAGTTTACATCGAGAACGACCGCCCTCTCAGCTGCATATTTGCATTCACATTAACTTACTTGATTGGCAACTCTGCCTAGTACTATTCTCTTGTTTAACCCCTCAACAAACCATGCAAAGCTCTTAAATCGGCGTGACTCACCAGTCGACCTCAATTTACTGCATAAGATAACACAATCGTGTCACTTGAAGACATGCATTTCATTTTCTGAGGTTTGCAGACGGTGCAAATCAGGAAGAATTGCTGAAGTTGTCAATGATTCATAACAACGGTTCATGTGCATTCGGCTTTTTCGCCATTTGTTTGTCACCATATGGTTTGAAGCCTTAAGTTGGTGTTAAGGGTGCTT includes:
- a CDS encoding hypothetical protein (TransMembrane:19 (o6-30i65-87o99-117i129-147o159-181i254-272o278-295i307-325o331-351i416-439o445-463i514-546o552-572i934-956o1007-1029i1084-1103o1109-1128i1193-1213o1219-1240i)) — translated: MVVDNLDVILTGTGLGLVALATTPALVAVIDQLRKRTPKDNFYEDIDGKSTPQSIAAFSNRLPKILILVSSATGLGTSIAVSVLSSLHGPSNELLLENWLLTGAWLLIALHAISLSAHHSPVKVHDLGLWLLFSSITVAAITVAQLIKEARYAPHNNTALLVLRAVNVGAVILLGFFSVLLPRRPDVFIKDRKVDGQWTVSAFNRYTWSWISPLLRVATQKNDLDASDVPYPDRTLRAAGLKEDWFVSKPQNNLFRSVLWAYKGPFFFQFSITTVRNLLALLPFWAMLRVINILEQRDIGLSGSSNLELWVLVFAMAGFNLLDAWVEGWAFWYSFACIALPVRSQLSTLIFEKSLRRKNVKSAEKLKDSHAPQEAPDKKKEDESDEGSSVLRSRQATVNLVGVDALRISNYTGYQFLIFNSIFKLFFFSFFLVRLIGWIPFAAGFFAWGLTLPANTFFSRELLGRSDKLMKLRDEKLAVVNEALLGMRQIKFAALESRWEKRILTMRERELKTLWGLFLVDTGLFGCWVISPILLAATSLAVYAIINGQLQPSVAFVSIGIFKALEVSLGVLPELITMGVDTYVSLNRIQTYLNGPEMKHTLSEGTEVSFENASIAWPEDDEKSDEDRFVLRNLNFSFPAGELSVISGKTGTGKSLLLSTILGETDILEGSVCVPKTVSPHERHDAQAHLGDWILHGSVAYVGQTPWLESASLRDNILFGLPFIEERYNKTVEVCALKKDLQILTDGDKTELGANGINLSGGQKWRVTLARAIYSRAEILVMDDVFSAVDAHVGRHIFEKCVTGDICKGRTRILVTHHVGLVQSKAKYIVELGEGVALHSGLVADFVRDGTLDEIRHHEETAQQSSEDETMDSSTAVNSEDVSVTDPTETNENMPLQKVPSKTAKQFIQDEAREKGMVKKHVYLTYLKDSGGTLMWSVCAVVFLGFQIGILGRAWWLRIWTGDVDQSVSTGSLQQQHGHASVFSLQHFPYSSAPELSITKSHYDLKYYLWVYIAISSVTAIIGTFRFYWAYYLAIKASRSLFEKMLFTVLHTPLRWLDTVPVGRILNRFSSDFNIIDNRITLDWTQFIAGLLSLVGVCVAAFFASGIVIPLAIALLGLGALLGNRYLYGARPLKRLESNCKSPVFELFNAALAGVSTIRGYKKNQVYIDRMYQKLDTWAIITSYMWLVNRWMGLRMGLIGTLFSTIVGIIVIVSPSMDAALAGFTLSFAMDFAESILWTIRNYATMELNMNATERVVEYTELEMESLEGEKPAAAWPTSGTMKIDNLEVSYAPDLPPVLKGISFDVKNNERVGVVGRTGAGKSSLTLALFRFLEARSGSIFIDGLDISKVDLHSLRSRLAIIPQDPVLFSGTIRSNLDPFEDNTDDELRESLTRVHLVGSQPATPANEPSSAATSTLAVKNTNIFRDLSSPISESGGNLSQGQRQLLCLARAIVARPKIMVLDEATSAVDMTTDALIQRSIREEFTDSTLIVIAHRLSTIADFDRILVLSDGQVAEFGTPKELWEQEGVFRDMCDSSGEKEKLRQTIFG
- a CDS encoding hypothetical protein (BUSCO:15899at5125), coding for MKAAPLIINWHDQNAPVYSAHFEPAGKGRLATAGGDNHIRIWKVQVDGEDRKVEYLSTLSKHNQAVNVVRWAPKGELLASAGDDGNVILWVPSETPQTAFGSDAPEDKESWRAKHMCRSSGAEIYDLAWSPDGVHFMIGSMDNIARIYNAQTGTLVRQIAEHSHYVQGVTWDPLNEYIATQSSDRSVHIYSLKTKDGQYTLSADDKTPRLASHIKADLPPRRISSSSPAPPDFGHRSSLSVLDPPPSIGSPVPSAPGTPTSFALPMNPPSVVSHSRRSSFSSRRSVSPAPSMPLPAVMPMDPSPKPSSAVSSGMGMKNANLYANETLTSFFRRLTFTPDGSLLLTPSGQYQNQHQAERDAKPTYEVINTVYIYTRGGINKPPIAHLPGHKKPSVVVKCSPIFYTLRQSPPVTRNITIDTSSSEEPIPALPEPLSKPSPAPSIMEPPPPPANTSEIKPSGVDAASTTPGPKPAFSLPYRMVYAVATQDSVLLYDTQQKTPICVVSNLHCATFTDLAWSSDGLTLMISSSDGFCSTLSFAAGELGEIYKGEVGPPKPQATASSSQSTPLPTPTNAFAPPSPFPNGSHHQHRNSASSLTAPSPPQSASVASQRPSSPARSNSTSSVATITTQASTVPAAGVVTNPTLISGNVPGIAATNSGKVTGVPLTTPPETPRSANATVAGNKREASESEKEDAKEPKKRRIAPTLVEPKS